In a genomic window of Trueperaceae bacterium:
- the ansA gene encoding asparaginase, whose translation MRRGERGYAPSPGYLAELFARLPELTDPRLPATELVEFAPLLDSADMVPADWVRIAQEVARRHDEVDGVVVLHGTDTMAFTSSALSFLLEGLAKPVIVTGSQVPLTELRSDARENLVTSLQLAVRPDLHEVCVYFSGVLLRGNRATKVSAAGFDAFESPNEAPLARVGIDVELRPGAARPAQPGPVGVRRLRDVTVAAVRLFPGVSARFLRHVLQEPLEGLVLETYGAGNAPTRDPALLRELAAAVERGVVVVNTTQCLRGRVDMSGYATGAALAETGVVGGADMTPEAALTKLIYLLGGGLDPAAAREAMTRDLRGELTPA comes from the coding sequence ATGCGTCGGGGCGAGCGCGGCTACGCCCCGAGTCCCGGCTACCTGGCCGAGCTGTTCGCGCGCCTGCCCGAGCTGACCGACCCGCGCCTCCCCGCCACGGAGCTGGTGGAGTTCGCCCCCCTCCTCGACTCCGCCGACATGGTCCCCGCCGACTGGGTGCGCATCGCGCAGGAGGTCGCGCGGCGCCACGACGAGGTGGACGGCGTGGTCGTGCTGCACGGCACCGACACCATGGCGTTCACGTCGTCGGCCCTCTCCTTCCTGCTCGAGGGCCTGGCTAAGCCGGTGATCGTCACGGGTTCGCAGGTGCCGCTCACCGAGCTGAGGTCGGACGCGAGAGAGAACCTCGTCACCTCCCTGCAGCTGGCGGTGCGCCCCGACCTCCACGAGGTCTGCGTCTACTTCTCGGGGGTGCTGCTGCGCGGCAACCGCGCCACCAAGGTGTCGGCGGCGGGCTTCGACGCGTTCGAGTCGCCGAACGAGGCCCCGCTCGCCCGCGTGGGCATCGACGTGGAACTGCGGCCCGGCGCCGCGCGGCCCGCGCAACCCGGACCGGTCGGGGTGCGCCGCCTGCGCGACGTGACCGTGGCCGCCGTCAGGCTCTTCCCCGGCGTCAGCGCGCGCTTCCTGCGCCACGTGCTCCAGGAACCGCTCGAGGGCCTCGTGCTGGAGACGTACGGGGCGGGCAACGCCCCCACCCGCGACCCGGCGCTCCTCCGGGAACTGGCCGCCGCCGTCGAGCGCGGAGTGGTCGTCGTCAACACCACGCAGTGCCTGCGCGGGCGCGTCGACATGAGCGGCTACGCCACGGGCGCCGCGCTGGCCGAGACCGGCGTGGTTGGCGGCGCCGACATGACCCCGGAGGCGGCCCTGACCAAGCTCATCTACCTGCTGGGAGGCGGCCTAGACCCCGCAGCGGCGCGGGAGGCCATGACCCGAGACCTGCGCGGCGAGCTGACGCCCGCCTGA
- a CDS encoding argininosuccinate synthase — protein sequence MSASNQNQVKKVVLAYSGGLDTSVILHWIKATYGAEVVAFTADIGQGDEVAEAKAKALRTGAVAAYAVDLQREFVEDFVFPVLRSGATYEGYYLLGTSFARPLIAKKMIEIAEAEGADAVAHGATGKGNDQVRFELSAYALKPDVRVIAPWREWDLKGREDCIAYAREHDIDVPVTKEKPYSTDANLFHISYEGGVLEDPWAAPPKGMWKLTADAEDAPAEGQVVTVAFEHGNPVAIDGERMAPVELLAKANALAGRHGVGRVDIVENRFVGMKSRGCYETPGGTLLYHAHKAVESLTLDRQVLQLRDELAPRYAAAVYNGFWFAPERVALQHLMDDIQTSVTGEARLKLYKGTVTLLGRRSPNSLYRQDVVTFEEDSVYHQADADGFIKLNALRLRIAKQLAAAKAEA from the coding sequence ATGAGCGCCAGCAACCAGAACCAGGTCAAGAAGGTAGTCCTCGCCTACTCCGGCGGCCTCGACACCTCGGTGATCCTCCACTGGATCAAGGCCACGTACGGCGCCGAGGTCGTGGCCTTCACCGCCGACATCGGGCAGGGAGACGAGGTGGCGGAGGCGAAGGCCAAGGCGCTGCGCACGGGCGCCGTGGCGGCCTACGCCGTCGACCTGCAACGGGAGTTCGTGGAGGACTTCGTGTTCCCGGTCCTCCGGTCCGGCGCCACCTACGAGGGGTACTACCTCCTCGGCACCTCGTTCGCCCGCCCCCTCATCGCCAAGAAGATGATCGAGATCGCCGAGGCGGAGGGCGCGGACGCCGTCGCTCACGGCGCCACCGGCAAGGGCAACGACCAGGTGCGCTTCGAGCTCTCGGCGTACGCCCTCAAGCCCGACGTGCGCGTCATCGCGCCGTGGCGGGAGTGGGACCTGAAGGGACGCGAGGACTGCATCGCCTACGCGCGCGAGCACGACATCGACGTGCCCGTCACCAAGGAGAAGCCGTACTCCACCGACGCCAACCTGTTCCACATCTCCTACGAGGGCGGGGTGCTCGAGGACCCGTGGGCCGCGCCGCCCAAGGGGATGTGGAAGCTCACGGCCGACGCCGAGGACGCGCCTGCCGAGGGTCAGGTCGTCACCGTCGCGTTCGAGCACGGCAACCCCGTCGCCATCGACGGCGAACGCATGGCGCCCGTAGAGCTCCTCGCGAAGGCCAACGCCCTGGCGGGTCGGCACGGCGTCGGGCGCGTCGACATCGTCGAGAACCGCTTCGTGGGCATGAAGTCGCGGGGCTGCTACGAGACGCCGGGCGGCACGCTCCTCTACCACGCTCACAAGGCCGTGGAGTCGCTGACGCTCGACCGTCAGGTGCTGCAGCTCAGGGACGAGCTGGCGCCGCGCTACGCCGCCGCCGTCTACAACGGCTTCTGGTTCGCGCCCGAACGGGTGGCGCTCCAGCACCTCATGGACGACATCCAGACGAGCGTCACCGGCGAGGCGAGGCTCAAGCTCTACAAGGGAACCGTCACGCTGCTCGGGCGCCGCTCGCCCAACAGCCTCTACCGGCAGGACGTCGTGACGTTCGAGGAGGACAGCGTGTACCACCAGGCGGACGCCGACGGCTTCATCAAGCTGAACGCCCTGCGGCTCCGCATCGCCAAGCAGCTCGCGGCCGCCAAGGCCGAGGCCTAG
- a CDS encoding GNAT family N-acetyltransferase, whose protein sequence is MPSPAVLPKKPGSDYAPPRLREATVADAAALADLYAVARPRLGLGAADFRAWLALNGALLVEEEIDGVVAALRYQEEGDGWRVEPIVTHPEHRGQAYGRWLMTKVEADAIRTNVPCLTLTLTDPAVLPYYHRLGYRPSGTDPLELSKRVGGVWQRRNGTP, encoded by the coding sequence GTGCCGAGCCCGGCCGTCCTACCCAAGAAGCCGGGGTCCGACTACGCCCCGCCCCGGCTCCGCGAGGCCACCGTGGCCGACGCCGCGGCCCTCGCCGACCTCTACGCCGTGGCGCGGCCCCGGCTCGGCCTCGGCGCCGCCGACTTCCGGGCCTGGCTGGCGCTGAACGGCGCGCTCCTCGTCGAGGAGGAGATCGACGGCGTGGTGGCGGCCCTGCGCTACCAGGAGGAGGGCGACGGCTGGCGGGTCGAACCGATCGTCACCCACCCGGAGCATCGCGGCCAGGCGTACGGGCGCTGGCTCATGACGAAGGTCGAGGCCGACGCCATCCGCACCAACGTCCCCTGCCTCACCCTCACGCTCACCGACCCGGCCGTCCTCCCCTACTACCACCGCCTCGGCTACCGACCGAGCGGCACCGACCCCCTCGAGCTGTCCAAGCGCGTGGGCGGCGTCTGGCAGCGGCGGAACGGCACGCCGTGA
- the proC gene encoding pyrroline-5-carboxylate reductase encodes MNASSQPPAGPRLVIVGAGRMGGAVLQGALGAGVITKDEVAIFHPNPRRLAELTERHGVPGVDDAGLHDAEYVLLAVKPQSFAQVAPTIAQRHAAFISLMAGVTAESIARRVGSRRVIRAMPNLGSGLGVGATSLTWLPEATADDVALARRLFGAVGSVYELREELFDAFTGMAASGPAYVAVMAEALADGGVRVGLDRSMARDVARQVLLASARLLETRYASELKDEVSSAGGTAIAGVRTLERHRLRFALIDAIEEATRRAGELSREDGR; translated from the coding sequence ATGAACGCGAGTTCCCAACCGCCCGCGGGCCCCCGCCTCGTGATCGTGGGCGCCGGCCGCATGGGCGGAGCCGTCCTGCAGGGCGCCCTCGGCGCCGGCGTGATAACCAAGGACGAGGTCGCCATCTTCCACCCCAACCCCCGGCGGCTCGCGGAGCTGACGGAGCGCCACGGCGTGCCCGGCGTCGACGACGCCGGCCTCCACGACGCCGAGTACGTGCTGCTGGCGGTGAAGCCGCAGTCGTTCGCCCAGGTGGCGCCCACCATCGCGCAGCGCCACGCCGCCTTCATCAGCCTCATGGCCGGCGTCACGGCCGAGAGCATCGCCAGGCGCGTGGGCTCGCGGCGCGTGATCCGGGCCATGCCCAACCTCGGGTCGGGACTGGGCGTCGGGGCCACCTCGCTCACCTGGCTGCCCGAGGCGACGGCGGACGACGTGGCGCTGGCGCGCCGCCTGTTCGGCGCCGTCGGCAGCGTCTACGAGCTGCGCGAGGAGCTGTTCGACGCCTTCACGGGCATGGCCGCCTCCGGCCCGGCCTACGTTGCCGTCATGGCCGAGGCGCTGGCCGACGGCGGCGTGCGCGTGGGCCTCGACCGCAGCATGGCGCGCGACGTGGCGCGCCAGGTCCTGCTCGCCTCCGCCCGCCTGCTCGAGACGCGTTACGCGAGCGAGCTGAAGGACGAGGTCTCCTCCGCGGGCGGCACGGCCATCGCCGGCGTGCGCACCCTCGAGCGGCACCGACTCCGCTTCGCGCTCATCGACGCCATCGAGGAGGCCACGCGGCGCGCCGGGGAGCTGAGCCGCGAGGACGGCAGGTGA
- a CDS encoding nucleoside hydrolase produces the protein MLPIWLDCDPGHDDAIAIFLAAQRSELVGISVVSGNAPLTLTQRNGLVACQVADVRAPLHVGAAKPLVRAAEHAEYIHGKSGLDGPELPALTRGAAELPAVTAILQAAEARDDLWLVAVGPLTNVALALLLEPGLAQRLAGISVMGGAYGPGNVTAAAEFNIWADPEAAQLVFESGANIVLAGLDLTHQFMMERKRIAQIRALGTRTATFTADLLEHFVAAYAASYGAPLGPLHDPCSVLAVTDPHLFESERRHVVVECEGTVTRGMTVVDRRTGKRTAAPNATVLTKLDDAGAFQVLMDALGASR, from the coding sequence GTGCTCCCCATCTGGCTCGATTGCGACCCCGGGCACGACGACGCCATCGCCATCTTCCTCGCGGCGCAGCGCTCCGAACTCGTCGGCATAAGCGTGGTCAGCGGCAACGCGCCGCTGACCCTCACCCAACGCAACGGGCTCGTCGCCTGCCAGGTGGCAGACGTCCGCGCGCCGCTCCACGTCGGCGCCGCCAAGCCGCTCGTCCGCGCCGCAGAACACGCCGAGTACATCCACGGCAAGTCGGGCCTCGACGGCCCGGAGCTCCCGGCGCTCACGCGTGGCGCCGCCGAGCTGCCGGCCGTGACGGCCATACTCCAAGCCGCGGAGGCGCGCGACGACCTGTGGCTGGTGGCGGTCGGACCGCTCACCAACGTCGCCCTCGCCCTCCTGCTGGAGCCCGGACTGGCGCAGCGCCTGGCGGGCATCAGCGTCATGGGTGGAGCCTACGGTCCCGGCAACGTGACCGCCGCCGCCGAGTTCAACATCTGGGCCGACCCCGAGGCGGCCCAACTCGTGTTCGAGTCCGGCGCCAACATCGTCCTCGCCGGCCTGGACCTCACCCACCAGTTCATGATGGAGCGCAAGCGCATCGCCCAGATCCGCGCGCTCGGCACTCGCACCGCCACCTTCACCGCCGACCTGCTCGAGCACTTCGTCGCGGCCTACGCCGCGTCCTACGGCGCCCCGCTCGGGCCGCTCCACGACCCCTGCTCCGTGCTGGCGGTCACCGACCCGCACCTGTTCGAGTCGGAACGCCGCCATGTGGTCGTGGAGTGCGAGGGCACCGTCACGCGCGGCATGACCGTCGTGGACCGCCGCACCGGCAAGCGCACCGCGGCGCCGAACGCCACGGTGCTCACCAAGCTGGACGACGCCGGCGCGTTCCAGGTCCTGATGGACGCGTTGGGGGCGTCCAGGTGA
- a CDS encoding ATP-binding cassette domain-containing protein — protein MVEFRHVTKTYPRTHTHALKDVDFQIAKGEFVYVTGHSGAGKSTLLSLMLRRVVASEGTVSVGGQDVARLAESRLPLLRRSIGMIFQDHRLLGHLSALDNLMFALRATQARGNHEQRAMTVLRQVGLVHKRKAYPIELSLGEQQRVAIARAMVTDAPLLLADEPTGNLDPDTALEIMELLDDINLRGTTILVATHARDLVDSYKRRTLVLRNGELVRDDARGGYSL, from the coding sequence ATGGTCGAGTTCCGTCACGTCACCAAGACGTACCCGCGCACGCACACCCACGCCCTCAAGGACGTCGACTTCCAGATCGCCAAGGGCGAGTTCGTGTACGTGACGGGCCACTCGGGGGCGGGCAAGTCGACGCTCCTGTCGCTCATGCTCAGGCGCGTGGTGGCCAGCGAGGGCACCGTCAGCGTCGGCGGGCAGGACGTGGCCCGCCTGGCCGAGTCGAGGCTACCGCTGCTGCGGCGCAGCATCGGCATGATCTTCCAGGACCACCGCCTCCTCGGGCACCTGTCCGCGCTCGACAACCTCATGTTCGCGCTGCGCGCCACGCAGGCGCGCGGGAACCACGAGCAACGCGCCATGACGGTGTTGCGGCAGGTGGGCCTCGTCCACAAGCGCAAGGCCTACCCCATCGAGCTCAGCCTCGGCGAGCAGCAACGGGTGGCCATCGCGCGCGCGATGGTCACGGACGCGCCGCTCCTCCTGGCAGACGAGCCGACCGGCAACCTTGACCCCGACACGGCCCTGGAGATCATGGAACTCCTCGACGACATCAACCTGCGCGGCACCACCATCCTGGTGGCCACGCACGCCCGCGACCTCGTCGACAGCTACAAGCGGCGCACCCTGGTCCTGCGCAACGGCGAACTCGTGCGCGACGACGCGCGCGGCGGCTACTCGCTCTGA
- the argH gene encoding argininosuccinate lyase, producing MWGGRFTEPTDALVQRVNASIGVDAAMAEEDLLGSLAHVRMLARRGIVTAEEGDAIVAGLERLLTDVRAGAITWREDLEDVHMNLESLLTERIGPAGGKLHTARSRNDQVTTDARLYLRRRGSELRDLVVELRRVLVALAHEHVDVIMPGYTHLQVAQPVRFSHHLLAYHEMFRRDQGRLEDALARADVSPLGAGALAGTTFDIDRHLTADLLDFGAVAANSLDAVSDRDYMLETLSALAILMMHLSRLSEELILWSSAEFGFVTLSDAYTTGSSIMPQKKNPDVCELVRGKTGRVYGSLVGLLTVMKGLPLAYNKDMQEDKEGLFDALATARDCVRLYLGMLPRMTVNGARMRAAAGRGYSNATDLADYLVRRGLPFREAHHVVGRLVGVAVERGVALEELPLGDLQAVAAAIGPDVYEALELDAVVDARRSYGGTARERVLEQIAAAAADLAATAPMAPAATREEP from the coding sequence ATGTGGGGCGGCCGGTTCACCGAGCCCACTGACGCACTGGTTCAGCGCGTGAACGCCTCGATCGGCGTGGACGCCGCCATGGCGGAGGAGGACCTGCTCGGCTCACTGGCGCACGTGCGGATGCTCGCGCGCAGGGGCATAGTCACCGCCGAGGAGGGCGACGCCATCGTCGCCGGGCTCGAGCGGCTCCTCACCGACGTGCGGGCAGGCGCCATCACGTGGCGCGAGGACCTCGAGGACGTCCACATGAACCTGGAGTCGCTCCTCACCGAACGGATAGGCCCCGCCGGCGGCAAGCTCCACACGGCCCGCAGCCGCAACGACCAGGTGACCACCGACGCGCGCCTCTACCTGAGGCGCCGCGGGTCGGAACTGCGCGACCTCGTGGTCGAGCTGCGCCGCGTCCTCGTGGCGTTGGCGCACGAGCACGTGGACGTGATCATGCCGGGCTACACCCACCTGCAGGTCGCGCAGCCGGTCCGCTTCTCCCATCACCTGCTCGCGTACCACGAGATGTTCCGGCGCGACCAGGGCCGCCTCGAGGACGCGCTGGCGCGCGCCGACGTCTCCCCCCTTGGCGCCGGCGCCCTCGCCGGCACGACCTTCGACATCGACCGTCACCTCACCGCCGACCTGCTCGACTTCGGCGCCGTGGCCGCCAACTCGCTCGACGCCGTCTCCGACCGCGACTACATGCTCGAGACCCTGTCGGCGCTGGCCATACTGATGATGCACCTGTCGCGCCTCAGCGAGGAACTCATCCTGTGGTCGTCGGCGGAGTTCGGCTTCGTGACACTGAGCGACGCCTACACCACCGGCAGCTCGATCATGCCGCAGAAGAAGAACCCCGACGTGTGCGAGCTGGTGCGCGGCAAGACGGGGCGCGTCTACGGGTCCCTCGTCGGCCTGCTCACGGTCATGAAGGGGCTGCCCCTCGCCTACAACAAGGACATGCAGGAGGACAAGGAGGGGCTGTTCGACGCGTTGGCGACCGCGCGCGACTGCGTGCGGCTCTACCTCGGCATGTTGCCTCGCATGACCGTCAACGGCGCCCGCATGCGCGCAGCGGCCGGCCGCGGCTACTCGAACGCCACCGACCTCGCCGACTACCTCGTGCGCCGCGGCCTCCCGTTCCGGGAGGCACACCACGTCGTGGGGCGGCTCGTGGGCGTGGCGGTCGAACGGGGCGTCGCGCTCGAGGAGCTGCCCCTGGGCGACCTGCAGGCCGTCGCCGCGGCCATCGGGCCCGACGTCTACGAGGCCCTCGAGCTTGACGCCGTGGTCGACGCCAGGCGCTCGTATGGCGGCACGGCAAGGGAGCGCGTTCTCGAGCAGATTGCGGCCGCCGCCGCGGACCTCGCCGCCACGGCCCCCATGGCGCCGGCCGCCACCCGGGAGGAACCGTGA
- a CDS encoding VanZ family protein has product MAAPPTAHRGPAGERPWRRRPTWLVAVGWTAAVAWAAFLFAESSSSTAGAFLANLPPGSDKVVHAGAFGLLGALVTLASGKPLLGVGIALGYGVSDEIHQWFVPERAPELLDVLADTVGGAIGAFCVDGLARRRYRRSLQ; this is encoded by the coding sequence ATGGCTGCCCCCCCGACCGCCCACCGAGGCCCCGCCGGCGAGCGTCCGTGGCGCCGCCGCCCGACCTGGCTGGTCGCGGTCGGGTGGACGGCGGCCGTCGCGTGGGCGGCGTTCCTCTTCGCCGAGTCGAGCTCGTCCACGGCGGGCGCCTTCCTCGCCAACCTGCCTCCGGGTAGCGACAAGGTCGTGCACGCCGGCGCCTTCGGCCTCCTCGGCGCCCTCGTGACGCTCGCCAGCGGCAAGCCACTGCTCGGCGTCGGCATCGCGCTCGGCTACGGCGTCAGCGACGAGATCCACCAGTGGTTCGTGCCCGAGCGCGCCCCCGAGCTGCTGGACGTGCTGGCCGACACCGTGGGCGGCGCCATCGGCGCCTTCTGCGTCGATGGCCTGGCTCGCAGGCGCTACCGCAGGTCATTACAATGA
- a CDS encoding metallophosphoesterase, which translates to MKVIAIGDVHGQWPELWRVLKASAAATATLEPTQAVIEGRYRVVCVGDLVHYKEARDYANAVGVEPYDPDDADHLRRAAKAQIRELYRFKRYVDQAAGNVTVILGNHDEAARDHRYELSTRGGMRHVEFDPAKGGVELPADLNDWFGSMPREVVHHGVQFAHAGPLPGMQVFDDFFYHDPDTKTWWYNKPELVKQAGHRFGVYGHTVMKDGVYVDRDNGFAMIDALGKLQFLELLLDDERLELSVMQL; encoded by the coding sequence ATAAAGGTTATCGCCATCGGTGACGTGCACGGCCAGTGGCCCGAGTTGTGGCGCGTCCTCAAGGCGTCGGCGGCCGCAACCGCCACGCTCGAGCCCACCCAGGCGGTGATCGAGGGCCGCTACCGGGTGGTGTGTGTGGGCGACCTGGTGCATTACAAGGAGGCCCGCGACTACGCCAACGCGGTCGGGGTGGAGCCGTACGACCCGGACGACGCGGATCACCTGCGGCGCGCCGCCAAGGCGCAGATCAGGGAGCTATACCGCTTCAAGCGTTACGTCGACCAGGCAGCCGGGAACGTGACCGTCATCCTGGGTAACCACGACGAGGCGGCGCGCGACCATCGCTACGAGCTGTCGACGAGGGGCGGGATGCGTCACGTGGAGTTCGACCCCGCCAAGGGCGGGGTGGAGCTGCCCGCGGACCTGAACGACTGGTTCGGCAGCATGCCGCGCGAGGTCGTCCACCACGGGGTGCAGTTCGCGCACGCCGGACCGCTGCCCGGCATGCAGGTCTTCGACGACTTCTTCTACCACGACCCCGACACGAAGACCTGGTGGTACAACAAGCCCGAACTCGTCAAGCAGGCGGGCCACCGCTTCGGCGTGTACGGCCACACCGTGATGAAGGACGGCGTCTACGTCGACCGCGACAACGGCTTCGCGATGATCGACGCCCTCGGCAAGCTGCAGTTCCTCGAGCTCCTCCTCGACGACGAGCGGCTCGAGCTCAGCGTGATGCAACTCTGA
- a CDS encoding N-acetyltransferase → MTRAAADAPAQQVSVRHARAEDVPLIFENIGYWAAQGRMLVRPMQNIFENLRDFFVAEVDDGSGPRFAGNGAMHILWGDIAEVRGLAVAPDVRARGVGRALVAACEAEARRVGIPVLFAWTYEVEFFERCGFELIDKTRDLHPRVWSECLRCPFYVGCNENGVVKRLDGVPMPHNLPEPPPAQVPPGIP, encoded by the coding sequence GTGACGCGGGCCGCCGCCGACGCTCCCGCCCAGCAGGTGAGCGTCAGGCACGCCCGCGCCGAGGACGTGCCCCTTATATTCGAGAACATCGGTTACTGGGCCGCGCAGGGCCGCATGCTCGTCAGGCCGATGCAGAACATCTTCGAGAACCTGCGCGACTTCTTCGTGGCCGAGGTCGACGACGGCTCCGGCCCCCGCTTCGCCGGCAACGGCGCCATGCACATCCTGTGGGGCGACATCGCCGAGGTCAGGGGTCTGGCCGTGGCGCCCGACGTGCGCGCGCGCGGCGTCGGCAGGGCGCTGGTGGCCGCCTGCGAGGCCGAGGCGCGCCGCGTGGGCATCCCCGTGCTGTTCGCCTGGACGTACGAGGTGGAGTTCTTCGAGCGGTGCGGCTTCGAGCTGATCGACAAGACGCGCGACCTACACCCGCGGGTGTGGTCCGAGTGCCTGCGGTGCCCCTTCTACGTCGGCTGCAACGAGAACGGCGTCGTCAAGCGGCTCGACGGCGTCCCCATGCCGCACAACCTGCCGGAGCCGCCGCCGGCACAGGTGCCGCCCGGGATACCGTGA
- a CDS encoding DMT family transporter — MTGYALVAVAAVLWALLGVFSKRLLAAGVGPAEIAFWRAAIGGTLFVAHAAAEGRLRLQRRTDALAFVAFALVGVTLFYTALNQAIEAGGVSLAFILLYSAPAFVAVLAALLLGERLTPVKLALVVMSVAGVALVAQGGEAGMTVSVRSVTWGLVAGASYSSYYLFGKWILRRYGPATIYAVVLPVGALGLVPLVPFEAVRSADARVWLDLVLMSVLSTYAAYFVYYTGLRRVEASRAVLVATLEPVVAAALAAWLFGERLGLLGMLGGALVVGAAMLSALPRAPRRSRLTGPVA; from the coding sequence CTGACGGGCTACGCGCTCGTGGCGGTGGCGGCCGTGCTCTGGGCCCTCCTCGGGGTGTTCTCGAAGCGGCTGCTCGCCGCCGGGGTCGGTCCCGCCGAGATCGCGTTCTGGCGCGCCGCCATCGGCGGCACACTGTTCGTCGCCCACGCCGCGGCCGAGGGCCGGTTGCGGTTGCAGCGGCGCACCGACGCGCTGGCGTTCGTGGCGTTCGCGCTGGTCGGGGTGACGCTCTTCTACACCGCCCTCAACCAGGCCATCGAGGCGGGCGGGGTCAGCCTGGCGTTCATCCTCCTCTACTCGGCGCCGGCCTTCGTGGCGGTGCTGGCGGCGCTCCTCCTCGGCGAGCGCCTCACGCCCGTCAAGCTCGCGCTGGTCGTCATGTCGGTGGCGGGGGTCGCGCTGGTGGCGCAGGGGGGCGAGGCGGGGATGACGGTGAGCGTGCGGAGCGTGACCTGGGGCCTCGTCGCGGGTGCGTCCTACTCGAGCTACTACCTGTTCGGCAAGTGGATCCTCAGGCGCTACGGGCCGGCCACCATCTACGCCGTCGTCCTGCCGGTCGGCGCGCTGGGGTTGGTGCCGCTCGTGCCGTTCGAGGCCGTGAGGAGCGCCGACGCGCGGGTGTGGCTCGACCTCGTGCTCATGTCCGTGCTGTCCACGTACGCGGCCTACTTCGTGTACTACACGGGGTTGAGGCGCGTGGAGGCGTCGCGCGCCGTCCTCGTGGCCACGCTCGAGCCGGTGGTGGCGGCGGCGCTGGCGGCGTGGCTGTTCGGGGAGCGGCTGGGCCTCCTCGGCATGCTCGGGGGCGCGTTGGTGGTGGGGGCGGCCATGCTCTCGGCGCTCCCGCGCGCGCCGAGGAGGTCGCGCCTCACGGGGCCCGTCGCCTGA
- the mce gene encoding methylmalonyl-CoA epimerase gives MHPQLPGASLDHVGVAVPRLDAGAAPFLLLGLAPAGADEPVAGQKVIVRTLRAGDVLLELLAPTHDDSPVARFLARRGPGLHHLAFRVNDLDAEIARLQRDGAEFVDTTPRPGVHGTRVAFLHPRFGGGVLVELVEHPRG, from the coding sequence GTGCACCCGCAGCTGCCCGGCGCGAGCCTCGACCACGTGGGCGTGGCGGTCCCGCGCCTGGACGCCGGCGCGGCCCCGTTCCTGCTGCTGGGGCTCGCTCCCGCCGGCGCCGACGAGCCGGTGGCCGGCCAGAAGGTGATCGTGCGCACCCTGCGCGCCGGCGACGTGCTGCTAGAGCTCCTCGCACCCACTCACGACGACAGCCCGGTGGCGCGCTTCCTCGCGCGGCGCGGGCCCGGCCTCCATCACCTGGCGTTCCGCGTCAACGACCTGGACGCGGAGATCGCCCGGCTGCAGCGTGACGGCGCCGAGTTCGTCGACACCACCCCACGACCCGGCGTCCACGGCACCCGGGTGGCGTTCCTCCACCCGCGCTTCGGCGGCGGCGTCCTCGTCGAGCTCGTCGAGCACCCGCGCGGCTGA